A stretch of the Fusobacterium varium genome encodes the following:
- a CDS encoding putative peptidase — translation MKNRFYITITDFRGVKCYSFDKIIKKYLFVVGSLFFTGLVLLIIMIFVLKDKVDEYSYFKLENEKLYTQIEENRRNLEEKNLELENISEKITEIERLMGEDNIANSVNLNEIERLDLTKLNIIDKKYLLQMIPNGNPISPFKGYSSGFGGRFHPVLEQRKFHYGLDFVAKVGTDILAPGDGIVEYAGFNSGGFGNLIILSHNFGFKTYFAHLNEIDVKVGDFITKGTVIGKSGNTGRSSGPHLHYEIHYLGKRMDPKNFAKWSLENYDYIFKNEKGVKWQSLLEMTKLQTQIIQQKN, via the coding sequence TTGAAAAATAGATTTTATATAACTATAACTGATTTCAGAGGAGTAAAATGCTATTCTTTTGATAAAATAATAAAAAAATATCTTTTTGTAGTTGGAAGCCTTTTCTTTACAGGACTTGTTTTGCTGATAATAATGATCTTCGTCTTGAAAGACAAAGTAGATGAATACAGCTATTTCAAACTCGAAAATGAAAAGCTTTATACTCAAATAGAAGAAAATAGAAGAAATCTGGAAGAAAAGAATCTGGAACTTGAAAATATAAGTGAAAAAATAACAGAGATTGAAAGACTTATGGGAGAGGATAATATTGCTAATTCAGTAAATCTTAATGAAATTGAAAGATTAGATTTGACTAAATTAAATATAATAGATAAAAAATATCTTCTTCAAATGATTCCTAATGGGAATCCTATATCACCATTTAAAGGATATTCAAGTGGATTTGGCGGAAGATTTCATCCTGTACTGGAGCAAAGAAAGTTTCATTATGGATTGGATTTTGTAGCTAAAGTAGGAACAGACATATTGGCACCTGGAGATGGAATAGTAGAATATGCTGGATTTAATTCAGGTGGGTTTGGAAATCTTATTATATTATCACATAACTTTGGATTTAAGACATATTTTGCTCATTTGAATGAGATAGATGTAAAAGTAGGAGATTTTATAACTAAAGGAACCGTAATTGGAAAATCAGGAAATACAGGGCGATCAAGTGGTCCTCATCTTCATTATGAAATACACTATCTTGGTAAGAGAATGGATCCAAAGAATTTTGCAAAATGGAGTCTAGAGAATTATGACTATATATTTAAAAACGAAAAGGGGGTAAAATGGCAATCTTTACTAGAAATGACAAAGTTGCAGACACAGATTATTCAACAAAAGAATTAA
- a CDS encoding RNA polymerase sigma factor gives MLDISEYIKDISLYPLLTPEEERDISIKARAGDKDSKEKLVTSNLRLVISIARKYTNMGIPILDLIQEGNMGLIRAVEKYEPDKNIRFSTYSTFWIKQSILRYITSSRGLIRFPSYVYDGISRMKKYVQDYKNKNSHFPSIDEICSSLDMKKKEVERYIEVLEKGNGTGNEVYGEIAEYCSSIIYDDTFEDKVIAKDSTVDLMKKVNKLPPKEREVLIYRYGLLDEKVLTLGEIGERMNLTKERIRQIQLEAIDRLRETL, from the coding sequence ATGTTGGATATTTCAGAATACATAAAAGACATAAGTTTATATCCTCTTTTGACACCTGAAGAGGAAAGGGATATTTCAATAAAAGCAAGAGCTGGAGATAAAGACTCAAAGGAAAAATTAGTGACATCCAATCTTAGACTGGTTATCAGTATCGCTAGAAAATATACAAATATGGGGATACCTATACTTGACTTAATACAGGAAGGAAATATGGGATTGATAAGAGCAGTTGAAAAATATGAACCTGATAAAAATATAAGATTTTCTACCTATTCTACATTTTGGATAAAGCAAAGTATTCTCAGATATATAACATCAAGCAGGGGACTTATTAGGTTTCCTTCATATGTATATGATGGTATATCAAGAATGAAAAAATATGTACAGGATTATAAAAATAAAAATTCACATTTTCCATCTATTGATGAGATATGCAGCAGTCTGGATATGAAAAAAAAAGAGGTTGAAAGATATATTGAAGTACTGGAAAAAGGAAATGGTACAGGAAATGAAGTATATGGAGAAATAGCAGAATATTGCAGCAGTATAATTTATGATGATACTTTTGAAGACAAAGTTATTGCTAAGGATTCAACAGTTGATTTAATGAAGAAAGTAAATAAACTTCCACCAAAAGAAAGAGAAGTCTTAATATATAGATATGGATTGCTGGATGAAAAAGTACTTACTCTGGGTGAAATAGGAGAGCGGATGAATCTTACTAAGGAGAGAATAAGACAGATACAACTGGAGGCAATCGATAGACTAAGGGAAACATTATAA
- the ruvC gene encoding holliday junction resolvase, whose product MRVLGIDPGTAIVGFGVIDYEESKFKIIDYGCFYTDKDTPMEERLCQIYEKLSDLIKKYSPEHMAIEELFFFKNNKTVISVGQARGVLLLCGKQNGLKIHGYTPLQVKTGITGYGKAEKKQVQLMVQKFLGMKEIPKPDDAADALAIAITHINSLNSGYFGQVLASTISAKALPKEKLTSKEYRELILNR is encoded by the coding sequence ATGAGAGTACTGGGAATTGATCCAGGAACGGCAATAGTAGGATTTGGTGTAATTGATTACGAAGAAAGTAAATTTAAAATAATAGATTATGGATGTTTTTATACTGATAAAGATACTCCTATGGAAGAAAGACTTTGTCAAATTTATGAAAAACTTAGTGACCTCATAAAAAAATATAGCCCAGAACATATGGCAATAGAAGAACTTTTCTTCTTTAAAAATAATAAAACTGTAATTTCCGTTGGACAGGCTAGAGGTGTTCTTCTTTTATGTGGAAAACAGAATGGTCTAAAAATACATGGATATACTCCTTTGCAGGTTAAAACAGGGATAACAGGATATGGAAAAGCTGAAAAAAAGCAGGTACAGCTTATGGTTCAAAAGTTTTTGGGAATGAAAGAAATTCCTAAACCAGATGATGCTGCAGATGCATTAGCTATAGCTATTACTCATATAAATTCATTGAACAGTGGTTATTTTGGACAGGTTTTGGCTTCTACTATCAGTGCAAAAGCTTTGCCAAAAGAAAAACTTACTTCTAAAGAGTACAGAGAACTTATTTTAAACAGATAA
- a CDS encoding putative nitroreductase, with the protein MILKTLENVRSHRSFTDKPLTKTELSKIVEGARLGASAKNSQSIRFFCVSDKKLCDEIFEQIKWAAAVSWNPVIEESPRAYVILCACDPLTQTSEPLLHFDMGIASQNMLLCASEMGFGGCIVGAYNKKEVDKIIALPEKYKSYFILALGEPKDKVKIVAAENKDTKYYRDTLNNHFVPKLSLNEIIIGNK; encoded by the coding sequence ATGATTTTAAAGACTTTAGAAAACGTACGTTCACACAGAAGTTTTACTGACAAACCATTAACAAAAACTGAATTATCTAAAATAGTTGAAGGGGCAAGACTTGGCGCTTCGGCTAAAAACTCACAATCTATCAGATTTTTTTGTGTTAGTGACAAAAAATTATGTGATGAGATATTTGAACAAATTAAATGGGCTGCTGCTGTCAGCTGGAATCCTGTAATTGAAGAATCTCCAAGAGCCTATGTTATTCTCTGTGCCTGCGATCCTCTTACTCAGACTTCTGAACCTCTATTGCACTTTGATATGGGAATAGCTTCACAAAACATGCTACTGTGTGCTTCTGAAATGGGATTTGGAGGCTGTATAGTTGGAGCTTACAATAAAAAAGAAGTAGATAAAATAATTGCCCTTCCAGAAAAATATAAATCATATTTCATCCTTGCTTTAGGAGAACCAAAGGATAAAGTCAAAATAGTTGCAGCAGAAAATAAAGATACAAAATATTATAGGGATACCCTTAATAATCACTTTGTTCCTAAGTTATCTCTTAATGAAATTATAATAGGAAATAAATAA
- a CDS encoding 4-hydroxybutyrate CoA transferase, with the protein MDWREEYRKKMCFPEEAVKKIKSDSRVVICHAAGEPQTLVDAMVHNYKEYKNVEIVHMVALGKCDYMKPEMAGHFWHNGLFLGGGTRDVVNAGNGDYTTSFFFEIPKLFKKGGTLPVDTALIQVSPPDEHGYCSIGITCDYTKAAAENAKCVIAQVNKFMPRVLGDNFIHISEIDVIVEKDEPIIILNPPKIGNVERKIGEYCASLINDGDTLQLGIGAIPDAVLTFLKNKKDLGIHSEMISDGVVELVEAGVINNSKKTLHKGKSIVSFLMGTRKLYDYVNDNPSVEIYPVDYVNDPRVISKNENIVSINSAIQVDLMGQVNAETIGTKQFSGTGGQVDFVRGTAFALNGKSIIAVPSTASKGKVSRIVAYLDEGAVVTTSRNDVQYIITEYGIADLKGKTLKERARELIKIAHPDFRDELTQKALEKYKTL; encoded by the coding sequence ATGGATTGGAGAGAAGAATATAGAAAGAAAATGTGTTTTCCAGAAGAAGCTGTAAAAAAAATAAAATCAGACAGCCGTGTAGTTATATGTCATGCAGCAGGAGAACCGCAAACTTTAGTGGATGCAATGGTGCATAATTATAAGGAATATAAAAATGTTGAAATAGTTCATATGGTAGCTCTTGGGAAATGTGATTATATGAAGCCGGAAATGGCAGGACATTTCTGGCACAATGGACTTTTTTTAGGGGGAGGAACTAGAGATGTTGTAAATGCAGGAAATGGGGATTATACAACATCATTCTTTTTTGAAATACCTAAATTATTTAAAAAAGGAGGAACACTTCCAGTAGATACAGCTTTAATACAGGTATCACCACCTGATGAACATGGATATTGCAGCATAGGAATAACTTGTGACTATACAAAAGCAGCTGCTGAAAATGCAAAGTGTGTAATAGCTCAGGTAAATAAATTTATGCCAAGAGTATTAGGAGATAATTTTATACATATATCAGAAATAGATGTAATAGTAGAGAAAGATGAACCTATAATTATTTTAAATCCACCTAAAATAGGAAATGTTGAAAGAAAAATAGGAGAGTACTGTGCGAGTCTGATAAATGATGGAGATACTTTACAATTAGGGATAGGAGCTATACCTGATGCAGTACTTACATTTTTGAAAAATAAAAAAGATTTAGGTATACATTCAGAAATGATATCTGATGGAGTAGTAGAACTAGTAGAGGCAGGAGTTATCAATAATAGTAAAAAGACTCTTCATAAAGGTAAATCAATAGTAAGTTTTCTTATGGGAACTAGAAAGTTATATGACTATGTAAATGATAATCCAAGTGTAGAAATATATCCAGTAGATTATGTAAATGATCCAAGAGTTATATCAAAAAATGAAAATATAGTTTCTATTAATTCAGCTATACAGGTAGATTTAATGGGACAAGTAAACGCCGAAACTATTGGAACAAAACAATTCAGCGGGACTGGCGGACAGGTTGATTTTGTAAGAGGGACAGCTTTTGCTTTAAATGGAAAATCAATAATAGCAGTGCCTTCAACTGCTTCTAAAGGAAAAGTTTCAAGAATAGTAGCTTATTTAGATGAGGGAGCTGTGGTGACAACTTCAAGGAATGATGTACAATATATAATTACAGAATATGGAATTGCCGATTTGAAAGGAAAAACTTTAAAAGAAAGAGCAAGGGAACTTATAAAAATAGCTCATCCTGATTTTAGAGACGAATTGACTCAGAAAGCATTAGAAAAATATAAGACACTTTAG
- a CDS encoding putative 4-hydroxybutyryl-CoA dehydratase has product MALKTPQEYLESLRKLNLEVYLFGERVKNPVDNPIIRPSLNSVIMTYELAQDPKYTDLMVVDSHMTGEKINRFTHIHQSTSDLVKKVKMQRLLGQKTAACFQRCVGMDAFNAVYSTTYETDQKYGTEYHARFKKFLEYVQREDLTVDGAMTDPKGDRGLSPSKQEDPDLFLHIVEKREDGIVVKGAKVHQTGIVNSHEVLVMPTISMTEEDKEYAVAFSVPTDTEGVKIIYGRQSCDTRKLEEGTLDRGNPKFGGHEALVIFDDVFVPTERIFMCEEYDFSGMLVERFAGFHRQSYGGCKVGVGDVLIGAAALISDYNGTKKASHVKDKIIEMIHLNETLYCAGIACSSEGHPTVAGSYEIDMLLANICKQNVTRFPYEIARLAEDIAGGLFVTMPSEKDYRDPVLGGYIDKYLKGVATVPTIDRMKVLRLIENLTLGTAAVGYRTESMHGAGSPQAQRIMISRQSNLEVKKQLVKDILDIKD; this is encoded by the coding sequence ATGGCTTTAAAAACACCACAGGAATATTTAGAAAGTTTAAGAAAATTAAATTTAGAAGTTTATCTTTTTGGAGAAAGAGTGAAAAATCCTGTTGATAATCCTATTATCAGACCATCTTTAAATTCAGTAATAATGACTTATGAACTTGCACAAGACCCTAAATATACTGATCTCATGGTAGTTGATTCTCATATGACAGGAGAAAAAATCAATAGATTTACTCATATTCATCAAAGTACCAGCGACCTTGTAAAAAAAGTAAAAATGCAAAGATTATTAGGACAGAAAACCGCTGCCTGTTTTCAGCGTTGTGTAGGGATGGACGCTTTTAATGCTGTGTACAGTACTACTTATGAAACAGATCAAAAATATGGAACTGAGTATCATGCAAGATTTAAAAAATTTCTTGAGTATGTACAAAGGGAAGATTTGACAGTAGATGGAGCTATGACTGATCCTAAAGGTGATAGAGGACTTTCACCATCAAAACAGGAAGATCCTGATTTATTTCTTCATATAGTTGAAAAAAGGGAAGATGGAATAGTAGTAAAAGGAGCAAAGGTACATCAGACAGGAATAGTAAATTCTCATGAAGTGCTTGTAATGCCGACTATATCTATGACAGAAGAGGATAAAGAATATGCAGTAGCTTTCTCTGTACCTACTGATACAGAAGGAGTAAAAATTATCTATGGAAGACAGTCATGTGATACAAGAAAACTTGAAGAAGGGACTTTAGACAGAGGAAATCCTAAATTTGGAGGACATGAAGCTTTAGTTATATTTGATGATGTATTTGTACCAACTGAACGTATATTTATGTGTGAAGAATATGATTTTTCTGGAATGTTAGTAGAAAGATTTGCAGGATTCCACAGACAAAGTTATGGAGGATGTAAAGTAGGAGTAGGAGATGTACTTATTGGAGCAGCAGCTCTTATTTCAGATTATAATGGAACAAAAAAAGCTTCTCATGTAAAAGACAAAATAATTGAGATGATACATTTAAATGAAACTTTATATTGTGCTGGAATTGCATGTTCTAGTGAAGGACATCCAACAGTGGCAGGATCATATGAGATAGATATGCTTCTTGCTAATATCTGTAAGCAGAATGTAACTAGATTCCCATATGAAATAGCTAGACTGGCAGAGGACATTGCTGGAGGATTGTTTGTAACTATGCCTTCTGAAAAAGACTACAGAGATCCTGTATTAGGAGGATATATAGACAAATATCTAAAAGGAGTAGCAACTGTACCTACAATAGATAGAATGAAAGTGCTTAGACTCATAGAAAATCTTACACTTGGAACAGCAGCAGTAGGATATAGAACAGAATCTATGCATGGAGCTGGGTCACCTCAGGCACAAAGAATTATGATAAGCAGACAGTCTAACCTTGAAGTTAAAAAACAGCTTGTAAAAGATATTTTAGACATTAAGGATTAA
- a CDS encoding putative transcriptional regulator — translation MGKKGYGFLFKEKKETKSLKDEIIENRYINKMMKSIIDSSYDGIYVTDGEANTLLVNKSYGRITGLNIEELIGKNMKDLVAAGVYDNSGSLVVIETGKEATVNQKLSSGKEVLVTSVPVLDEDGTRKYIVTNVRDLSDIERLRRELFLNQNLTQKYKDELENMKEQLVDIDDITFRDKSMFNTLKMILKISKMDTSVLLTGETGTGKTHIAKLIHKYSNRNEQTFIEINCGAIPESLIESEFFGYEAGAFTGASKKGKMGVFELANNSTLFLDEISELNIDLQVKLLKVLESLEVRRIGGERVIQTNARIIAATNRDLRELVKEGKFREDLYYRLNVISINIPSLKERKDDIIPLCLRFLQEFNKKYSVEKFFSQEIVEVFYRYHWPGNIREMKNLVEQLVIISQGNEITTDYLPKYIFQKATLDILDEKIEKTDELYQYHKMSLKEATLKFQQNLIRNILKEKGSQRQVAKALQVDPATITRKLTGLE, via the coding sequence ATGGGGAAAAAAGGGTATGGATTTTTATTCAAAGAAAAAAAAGAAACAAAATCTTTAAAAGATGAAATAATAGAAAATAGATATATCAATAAAATGATGAAATCTATAATTGATTCATCTTATGATGGAATTTATGTAACTGATGGAGAAGCAAATACTCTTTTAGTAAATAAATCTTATGGAAGAATAACAGGTCTGAACATAGAAGAGTTGATTGGAAAAAATATGAAAGATCTGGTAGCTGCAGGTGTATATGACAATTCAGGCTCCCTTGTAGTGATAGAAACAGGAAAAGAAGCCACTGTCAATCAAAAATTATCATCTGGTAAAGAAGTATTGGTTACTAGTGTGCCAGTTTTAGATGAAGATGGAACACGAAAATATATAGTAACTAATGTGAGAGATTTATCAGATATAGAAAGATTGAGAAGAGAACTTTTTTTAAATCAAAATTTGACTCAAAAGTATAAAGATGAACTGGAAAATATGAAAGAACAACTTGTGGATATAGATGATATAACATTTAGGGATAAATCTATGTTCAATACATTAAAAATGATATTAAAAATATCTAAGATGGATACTTCTGTACTTCTCACAGGTGAAACAGGAACTGGAAAAACTCATATAGCTAAGTTAATACATAAGTACAGCAATAGAAATGAACAGACATTCATTGAGATAAACTGTGGAGCTATACCAGAAAGTCTTATTGAATCAGAATTTTTCGGATATGAGGCAGGGGCTTTTACTGGAGCATCTAAAAAAGGAAAAATGGGAGTTTTTGAGCTTGCAAATAATTCAACTTTATTTTTAGATGAAATATCAGAATTGAATATAGATTTGCAGGTAAAACTGCTGAAAGTACTGGAAAGTCTTGAAGTGAGACGTATTGGTGGTGAAAGAGTTATCCAGACAAATGCAAGAATAATAGCTGCCACAAACAGGGATTTGAGGGAGCTGGTAAAAGAAGGTAAATTTAGAGAAGATTTATATTATAGATTGAATGTAATATCCATAAATATACCATCTTTGAAAGAAAGAAAAGATGACATAATTCCATTATGTCTAAGATTTCTACAGGAATTTAATAAAAAATACAGTGTTGAGAAATTTTTCAGCCAGGAAATAGTGGAAGTTTTTTATAGGTATCATTGGCCTGGGAATATAAGGGAAATGAAAAACCTTGTTGAACAATTGGTAATTATATCTCAAGGAAATGAAATAACTACAGATTATCTTCCAAAATATATTTTTCAAAAAGCTACTTTAGATATTTTAGATGAAAAAATTGAAAAGACTGATGAACTTTATCAGTATCATAAAATGAGTTTAAAAGAGGCTACTCTTAAATTTCAACAAAATCTAATCAGAAATATACTTAAAGAAAAAGGTTCTCAAAGACAGGTTGCAAAAGCATTACAAGTAGATCCAGCAACAATTACAAGAAAACTTACAGGTTTGGAATAA
- a CDS encoding putative phospholipase, whose translation MGKKDVKIGVALSGGGIRATIFHLGLFKWLAENELMENIKHISSVSGASIAVGLIYTYNNMKWPTNREYLEEVLPNLKTAILKEDVQNKTLITSLKKPWKLFGSKSNILAEAMEKCWKIKGTFGELPAYPAWSVNCTTFETGKNFRFSQKFSGDYKIGYFDSKDFPLVNAIASSAGFPFLVGMYKLDTRKYNWYDYGSEDKKILKHDHIHLWDGGVYDNLGLEAIYKMGNGGACRKGVDFCIVSNASAGSAEFTESGRSILEKLGDTKRLLDIAMDQIGALRSREYMAFITEKKAGMYVQIGNSAEKITSSGKLDEKIKEELLKECLKEEDCVKVKTYKTTLNKPTETDYNLILRHGYENAKCVYYSYDSILK comes from the coding sequence ATGGGAAAGAAAGATGTAAAAATTGGAGTTGCTTTATCAGGGGGTGGAATAAGAGCAACTATATTCCATTTAGGACTTTTTAAATGGCTGGCAGAAAATGAACTTATGGAAAATATAAAACATATTTCTTCAGTATCTGGAGCCAGTATAGCTGTTGGATTGATATATACATACAATAATATGAAATGGCCTACAAACAGAGAATATCTTGAGGAAGTTCTTCCAAATCTGAAAACTGCAATATTAAAAGAAGATGTCCAAAATAAAACTTTGATAACAAGTTTAAAAAAACCTTGGAAACTATTTGGAAGTAAATCAAATATATTGGCAGAAGCAATGGAAAAATGCTGGAAAATAAAAGGAACTTTTGGAGAGCTTCCTGCTTATCCAGCATGGTCAGTTAACTGCACTACTTTTGAAACAGGAAAAAATTTTCGTTTTTCACAAAAATTCAGTGGAGATTATAAAATAGGATATTTTGATTCTAAAGATTTTCCATTGGTAAATGCAATTGCTTCATCTGCAGGATTTCCTTTCTTAGTAGGAATGTACAAATTAGATACAAGAAAATACAATTGGTATGATTATGGAAGTGAAGATAAAAAAATCTTGAAACATGATCACATACATTTATGGGATGGAGGAGTCTACGATAATCTTGGATTGGAAGCTATTTATAAAATGGGAAATGGTGGAGCATGCAGAAAAGGTGTAGATTTTTGTATAGTGAGTAATGCTTCAGCTGGAAGTGCAGAATTTACTGAAAGCGGAAGGAGTATTCTTGAAAAATTAGGAGATACAAAACGATTATTAGATATAGCTATGGATCAAATTGGAGCTTTGAGAAGCAGAGAATATATGGCTTTCATAACTGAAAAAAAAGCAGGTATGTATGTGCAGATAGGAAACTCTGCTGAAAAAATAACTTCTAGTGGGAAACTTGATGAAAAAATAAAAGAAGAATTATTAAAAGAATGTTTAAAAGAAGAGGATTGTGTTAAAGTAAAAACTTACAAAACTACTTTGAATAAACCTACTGAAACAGATTATAATTTGATATTAAGACATGGATATGAGAATGCAAAATGTGTTTATTATTCATATGATTCTATTTTAAAATAA
- the fabG gene encoding 3-oxoacyl-[acyl-carrier-protein] reductase FabG — MDRLKGKIALVTGSARGIGRAVVEKFAAEGAEMVISCDMGEAVYEQPNVRHEILNVTDRAAIKEFVAKIAAEYGRIDILINNAGITKDALLQRMTEEQWDAVINVNLKGVFNMTQAVAPIMSKNKSGSIVTLSSVVGLYGNLAQTNYSATKGGVIAMTKTWAKELARRGAIRANCVAPGFIESPMTDVLSEKVVAGMMERTPLARFGTAEDVANAILFLASDEASYITGQVLPVTGGLVI, encoded by the coding sequence ATGGATAGATTAAAAGGTAAAATTGCTTTAGTTACTGGAAGTGCTAGGGGAATAGGTAGAGCTGTTGTTGAAAAATTTGCTGCTGAAGGTGCAGAAATGGTTATATCTTGTGATATGGGAGAAGCTGTATATGAACAGCCAAATGTAAGACATGAAATATTGAATGTTACTGACAGAGCTGCTATAAAGGAATTTGTTGCAAAGATTGCTGCTGAATATGGAAGAATAGATATATTAATAAATAATGCTGGTATCACTAAAGATGCCCTTTTACAAAGAATGACTGAAGAACAATGGGATGCAGTTATCAATGTTAACTTAAAAGGAGTATTTAACATGACTCAAGCTGTTGCTCCTATTATGTCAAAAAATAAATCAGGATCAATAGTTACACTTTCATCTGTAGTTGGACTATATGGTAACTTAGCTCAAACTAACTACTCAGCTACAAAAGGTGGAGTTATTGCTATGACTAAAACTTGGGCAAAAGAATTAGCAAGAAGAGGAGCTATCAGAGCAAACTGTGTAGCACCTGGATTCATTGAAAGCCCAATGACTGATGTATTATCAGAAAAAGTAGTTGCCGGAATGATGGAAAGAACTCCATTAGCAAGATTTGGAACTGCTGAAGATGTAGCTAATGCTATCTTATTCTTAGCAAGTGATGAAGCTTCATATATCACAGGACAAGTTTTACCAGTAACTGGAGGACTAGTTATTTAA
- a CDS encoding putative acetyl-CoA acetyltransferase, translated as MSKVYIVAAKRSAIGSFLGSLAPLSSSDLGAAVAKQVIEDAKIDPANLDEVVIGNVLQAGQAQGVGRQVAIKAGVPQEVPGYTLNIICGSGMKTIISSYANIKAGEANLILAGGTESMSNAGFILPGKVRGGHKMADLTMKDHMVFDALTDAFTNVHMGITAENIAAKYGITREEQDAFSFGSQQKAIAAVDSGRFKDEIVPVTISTKKGDIIVDTDEYPNRKTDLEKLAKLKPSFKKDGTVTAGNASGLNDGASMMVLASEEAVAKYNLKPLVEIVATGIGGVDPQIMGMGPVPAIGNALKKAGMKLQDMELIELNEAFASQSLGVMKELCTQHGVEREWFNDKTNVNGGAIALGHPVGASGNRIMVTLIYEMKKRGLTYGLASLCIGGGMGTAVILKNID; from the coding sequence ATGAGTAAAGTATACATTGTAGCAGCAAAAAGATCTGCTATAGGAAGTTTTTTAGGAAGTTTAGCCCCTTTATCATCTAGCGACCTTGGAGCCGCAGTTGCAAAACAAGTTATTGAAGATGCAAAAATTGATCCAGCAAATCTGGATGAAGTAGTTATCGGAAATGTATTACAAGCAGGTCAGGCACAAGGTGTAGGAAGACAGGTAGCCATAAAAGCTGGTGTACCTCAAGAAGTTCCTGGTTATACACTGAATATTATATGTGGAAGTGGAATGAAAACTATCATTTCTTCTTATGCTAACATTAAAGCAGGAGAAGCAAATCTTATCCTTGCTGGAGGAACTGAATCAATGTCTAATGCTGGATTCATCCTTCCAGGAAAAGTAAGAGGCGGACATAAAATGGCTGACCTTACTATGAAGGATCATATGGTATTTGATGCTCTTACAGATGCATTTACAAATGTACATATGGGAATCACTGCTGAAAATATAGCTGCTAAATATGGAATCACAAGAGAAGAGCAAGATGCATTTTCATTTGGTTCTCAACAAAAAGCAATAGCTGCTGTTGATTCTGGAAGATTTAAAGATGAAATAGTTCCTGTTACTATAAGCACTAAAAAAGGAGATATCATTGTTGATACAGATGAGTATCCAAACAGAAAAACTGACCTTGAAAAATTGGCTAAGTTAAAACCTTCTTTCAAAAAAGATGGAACTGTTACAGCTGGAAACGCTTCTGGATTAAATGATGGTGCTTCTATGATGGTTCTTGCTTCTGAAGAAGCAGTTGCTAAATATAATCTAAAACCTTTAGTTGAAATAGTTGCTACTGGTATAGGTGGAGTAGATCCTCAAATAATGGGAATGGGGCCTGTTCCTGCCATTGGAAATGCTCTTAAAAAAGCTGGAATGAAACTTCAGGATATGGAGCTTATTGAATTAAATGAAGCATTTGCTTCTCAGTCTTTAGGAGTTATGAAAGAGTTATGTACACAACATGGTGTAGAAAGAGAATGGTTCAATGATAAAACTAACGTTAATGGCGGAGCCATTGCTTTAGGACATCCGGTTGGAGCATCTGGTAACAGAATTATGGTCACTTTAATATATGAAATGAAGAAAAGAGGATTAACTTATGGACTTGCTTCTCTATGTATTGGTGGAGGAATGGGAACTGCTGTAATTCTTAAAAATATTGATTAA